aaGCCATGCGCCAGGCAATAGGTTTTGGGTTCGAATCCCGTagggtgcaaaaaaaatttagcgtgaaggacattttgtcccggttctaccacccgggacaaaagactcCAGAGCTTTTGTCACGGCAGCCGAAttccggttccaaaaccgggacaaatagccctttggtaccgggacaaatggcccgatCTATAGTAGTGAACTACACAAATGTATCATGGTAAACGAACAAGAAATGGTTTGCCTGCGTTTATAATCGACGGAACCACATCTCAGCCACCTGAAAAATCGCAAATCTCTTATTACGTGTTCATACATGACCACACCATATGACAAACCTATACACTCCATCAATCAGGTACAAGTTGAAACAAATCCTAGTAGGCGTATTATGAACAAGCTCCTGCTACGCCTTATCTTCGGTCCCACTGGCTTGTGGAAACCTCCGGCGGGACTCTGCACGGGAAAGCCGACCAACTGAAAAAGATGACGACGATGGCAAAGGCAACCGCCCTTGCGGCGCCGGTGACGAACTATCACCCTGCATGCCGATGTCTTGGCCTGACTCCATCGTGACCGCCACGGGCATGTCGAGCGCCTCGGCGCCGGTATCCCGGCCAGTGGCCCACGTCGTCTTGGCCATGATGCCCGAGTCGGTGtgccgggacggcggcggcgcccgtcgTTCTCCGTGGCGTGGCACGATGCTGCCATCGTGCCAAGTGAATCCCGTCTCGTCCAAGCCCGTCCCAGGACCAGGCCACCGCGACTCTTGTGGCGCCGGTCGATCCCCGTTGCCTGGCACTCCCAGCGGcaccgcggcgccggcgtcgtgcCTTGTGGCCCGCGCTGGATGCACCGGTGAACCTCGGCGTTCTACCACGCTGCAGCCGTCATCGCGGCCCGTGGCCCACGCCGTCCCAGCCGAGCCTGAGCCCGACCCAGTGCGCCAggacagcggcggcgcccgcaCGACGCCGCTGCCGTGGCCCATGGCACCCATCTCAGCCGAGCCCATCCCAGCGAGCCAGGACACCGCCGGCACCGGTCGAGCTCCGTTGCCTGGCACGCCCGGCGGCGCCACGCTGCTGCCGCTGGCGCGCTCCGTCGGAACCGAGCCTGacgcggcgcgccgcggcgacggccggAACCGATATCCGTCGGCTGGCCGTGGCACGTcctgcgccacgccgccggttCCGCATGCCGTGGCCCCGTTCCGCGCCGAGCCTGGTCGTGGAGGAGGAAGGTGCGGAAGCTGCCGTAGCTGCACCGGTGGGAAGTCCCGTGGCGGCGTCTCGGGCGGCACGCCGCCGGGCTTGGAGTTGCAGTGGAAAATGCAGCAGCCGTGGCAGTTGTTGTTGGCGCAAATGTCCTGGAACGACACGTCGGGGCAGGGGGACGGACACGGCAACGGCGGGCAATTCCCCATCCTTCCTGCCTCGCAATCACAGCTCCTGTCTTCGTCTTCCACGCGCCAACGGGGCCGGGTTATTTATGTCGAGCAGTGCCACTTGCTGCCTGTGCATGCCGCAGGCATACTACTGAATCTTACGTCGGAGTTGGAGTGTTGGACACGGCTAACTAACCGCGCGTAACAATCTCGCATACCTGATCTGTCAAGACATGGCTGTCCTAATCTATCACGTGCAAGTTATCTTTGTCCTAATTTAGACCCTGTTTGTTTCGGATTATAATCAGCTTATCAGTAGAAATAAGCGATAATCTCACTATACGCTTTGCTTATTTTCACTTTTGTGGTAATCCGCTTCAGAGATATAAAATACGAGAAGCGAGAATCGAGAAAACCTTTGCTTCTCTCTGACACGCTTAGATTATAAACTGAGCGAAAACAAACAGGGCATTAAACCATCCATTCACTGCTAGGTTCGATTCGAGGTGGCGCTGAACTAGAGTCAGCGGTGATGGATCGGTGATCACTACTGGTTTGAGCCACAATCCGGCTCTGATGACTAGATTTCACCGCCGGTCTGAGTAGCTACCACACATATCAACCATCTTAACATCAAAGTCCACAACTTTTACACATAATATTCAAAATATGCATTACTAATAATTTGAACCCACAACCTCATGCACGATCCCTCCATACCACTACATTACACCATCACCCATGCCTGATTGGATACTAttcatttatatatattttttctaaatttataatAAAAATTTTAGATGCAAATATAATCTTAAATACAAATGTTGTTAACCACAAAATCATAGATTTCATCAAGTACTACAACTTTAATGTTGATCTTTTTTCCATTTAAGATCATTTGATTTGTCTAATAATTTATCTACGTATGTGAATAACTTCAAATAAAAATGTTGtcaactacaaaattttagatctctTTGAGTTCTATAATTTTGATATGTACAAGAAAATTATAGATCTTTTTGTGCAAATGGCTAGGTTTTTTAAAATGAAGCGGGGTTTTAATATTCACTTATCGGCTGCCGGTTCGTAATACTCATAAACAAGTGGTGAAAATATATTATAACCGGTTCCAGCTAAACCGATAGTGATAGAATGTTGAAAATGACCATATCTGTAGTAGCCTTACAGTCATCTTCTTTCCGTTCATTTCCATCGACAATCATAACCATGGATACCTAATATGATGGTAACGCATGCCTCTAACCTTGCGCCACATATAACCGCACCACCGCGCCCTCTCGGCCACCCTAGTTGCCATCACTACTCTGTCCATTGTGGAGCATTCatgacatcatcatcatcaaaccAGTGATCCATCGTGTACCCTGTCGCCTGCATCATCCATGCTAACTGACTACTCCCTAATGCCAACCTCCTCCTTTGGCCAACCActacaacaaaaataatttgtagcaacaccttgaattttttTAGGAGTGGATCAAAATATCACCCATTCCTACAAATGCAATGGGGTTACCGTAGCAACTGAATCGCCCCTGGAAattcatttgtaggggcggttcACCCCCTCGCACCTAAAAATAACCGATAAATTGCTACAgactcccttcttcctcctcccgataaGCTATTGTTGCTCgagagaggagctccatgaaaatccaaaaaaaaaagaaatatgagAAGAGAAGTTTTTAAACTTGATTTCCTTCGAGTTGGGGCTCTAGAAGGTAAGTTGATGCTAATCACATATCATTTCTAAGCTCTTTTGTTAGTTCTAAGGCTCAAATGGAGCTCTCTTTGCCTCTAGCAAAATCTAGATCTCCATGGTGTGTATTATCCATTTGAGGCACCATTTGTCTCAAATTTTTGGATGAATTTGTATTATTTTAGTAGGAGAACAAGATTATATAATCATTTGGACTAGATCTATATGTTTTAGCCTCATCCCTAAGTAAATTATTTACTAGATCTacagaggagagagaagaagatttggtttttttctatttttacacacatgcatgatATATTTTTTCCTAAGATTTAGTGGTACAATAATATGGAGTATTTAAATGAACTTTTTTTCAACAACTCCGCATATATAGAAGTTTATATTTACGTTCATTTAGGGCTCCATTTCCTTTGACAAAAAGATTTGATTTATTTTTATCtttacacacatgcatgatATATTTTTTCCCAAGATTTAGTGGTACAATAATAGGTTTAtttggttttgatttttttatttggtaTATTTCTATTTAAACTAACTTTTTTTCAATATCTACTCATATATAGAAGTATAGACTAATGTTGATTTAGGGCTCCAttttctttgagaaaaagaTTTGATTTATCTTTCTATCTTTACAAACATGCATGATAGATTTTTTCTCTTTATACACATGCATGATAGATTGTTTCCCAAAATTCGGTGGTACAATAATAGGTTGGGTTTGATTTTTTCTAGTACGTGTTAAATTAACTTTTTTTCAACATCTACGAATATATAGAAGTTTATATTTATGGTCATTTATGGTTTTTCTTCAAGAAAAGaatttgatttatttatttttccatATTTACATAAATGCTTGATTTTTTTAACccatttaaattatttattgtTGTTCTCATATATGGATGGATAGGACATGGATGTACAAAGCAAAAAGGACAGTTGCCTATTTTCATGAGAGTTTAATAAATTCATTGAAGTTGCGGAGAACCACACAAGAAATGAGAAGACACGGATGATACATTGCCCGTGCAAAGTCAGCAATAATTGAGAATGTTCAGCGACCCAACTATAAGCAGATCGCATGTGTTGGTGAGTGGTTTTGTCAAGGACTACATGATCTGGAAGTATCATGGCGAGACGAATGCTCCCCCTTCGATGAATAATCCACAGGATAAAATCATACAAGATGAGGAGTTTGACAAAATGTTTGTTTGATGATTatgatgattttgatgatggtGGCGGAGATGATGATGGGGTTGGTGGATTCCATGGTGATGATGTCGATGAAGGGCCCATCAATGGTGGtagtagtgatgatgaacttgatgatGGTAATTTTCTGAGCCAGTTGTTGTGTCACACCAAAGTGGAGGTATTGGTTGCTAGTGCCAAGGGGTTAGCAAACTTCGAGTCGGtcagaatcagcagaggaaaatatatatgagcCATCAAAGAGATGCCCAACACACTGGATCGTACTTCATTTCATTCTTGAGCTGTTGACTCTAAAGACTAAGCATAGTTGGTCAGATGGTAGTTTCAATGATTTGTTGCGTATCTTGACTTGGTTGCTtccaaagccaaataaattGCCAACCAACACATACCGAGCAAAGAAGCTTGTCAGCCCGTTCACAATGGTGTGGAAAAAATTCATGCATATCCAAACCATTGTATTTTGTATCGTGAGGATACTTCCAAAGACTTGGACAAATGCACTGTATGTTCTGCAAGTTGGTACAAAAACAATGCTGGTTACTATGGTGGTGACAATCAAGGCTCATCTGATGTGAATaaaaggaaggggaagggtgttgcctctgttgAGCCAGACAATGCTATTTTAAGCATTTCTGAGAGGCATAGCGGAATTCCTAACATGGCAATATGGTACCTCCCAATTTTCGATCACTTGAGGTGTTTCTTCTCGAACCCAAAAgatgctgaactggtgcaatgaTGGAATTTAGATAAGTGCAGGAAGGATGAAGGAAAGCTCCGACATCCAGGTGATGCTCAGTAGTGGAGGAAATTCAACGAGAAGTATTATCTGGAATTTGGAAAGGACCCGAGGAATGTTCGGTTCACATTGAGTatggatggaatgaatccgtttGGTGCAAGAAGTAGCTACCATAGCATATGGCCAGTGATATTGATGATGTACAACCTACCTACATGGCTGTGCCAGAAGAGAAAGTATCTTTTATTGTTCGTCCTTATATAGGGCCCCAAGCATACTGGCATTGATATGGATGTTTTTCTTGAGCCTCTTATGCAGGAGATGGAAATCTTATGGAAGGAGGGTATCAATATCTTTAATGGTTTTACACGGCAGCCCTTTAATCTTAGAGCCATTATATTCGTCACTATCCATGATTACCAAGAAATGTTTGTCCTATCAGGATAGATCAAAGGAAGGACAGGATGCACGATGTGCATGGACGGAACCATATTGTCTTTCCTGGTGGAAGGATCTCGAAAGGTAGTTTACCTTGGGTACTGGCAAACAAAGGTACCAAAGTCAGAAGttctataatttttttcatGGCGGGCCTGAATTACATTCTGTTATAGTGAAACGAGACGGGCACTATGTTTTCAATATGGTTCGGACTGTCCAGGTCACTtatgggaagaaaaagagaaatgggaagaagagaaagagagataagGCACCTATCAATGGCGTATCATTCAAGAAATAGTCCATCTTCTACAAGTCCTTGTCATATTGGGCAGATCTTGAGGTCCACCATGcaatcgatggtatgcacctgaagaagaatgtgtttggtAACAAAATTGGGCTCCTCTTGGAGGCATCAGCCAAGACAAGGGATACCTTAATGTCGCGCTAGCACTTGGTAGCCATGAAGATAAGACAAGATCTTCACCTTGTGGATAAAAGGAATGTCATATATGAACTTCCCTCAGCTAGCAACAACTTGACACATGATAAGAAGAAGGCAATGTGTGAGAGCTTAAGAGGGATTAGAGTCCCAAGTCGTTTCATGTTCAACATAAGGAAACTAGTCTCCGTGAAAGATCTCTCACTATGCGGCTATAACCATCATGATTCTCCTGTGTTGCTGACGATGTTCCTCCCGATTGCAATCAGAGCGATCAAGCCATCATATGTAAAGATGGTCATCACTCGGTTGAGTTGCTTGTTCAACAGGATTTTACAAAAAGTGATCGACGAAGATGAATTGCAGGATGTCCAGGAATTCACTGGGGAGACTATGGTGCAGCTCGAGATGTGCTTCCCTCTATTATTTTTTGATATAATAGAACACATAATGATTCACATGGTCGATCAGAAATGGGCACTTGTTCCACTTTACCTACATGAAATGTGGACGTATGAGCGTTTCATGGATCGTGATCATCCTGAGGGGTCCATGGTAGAGGGATACAGTACTGAGGAAGTCATTGAGTCTTGCCTAGGTTACCTAAAGGATAATGTGTCCCTTGATTTGCCTTTCCACACATTTTGGGGAGGTTGGAAGGTGTCGGCACCGTTGGGAGGAAAACCTTCATCGACAAGGATTTCCAAGGTGTGCAACAAGCACATTATAGCATCTTGCAGCACCTCACGATAATGACACCTTTAGTCAATGAACACTTGAGCATCGTTCGTGCAGAAAGTAATGGCCGCTTGGATGATTGGATGAGAGAGCTTAAGTGTGGACTGACTGCATGGTTGAAGGACTTGGATCTACCTGATGGGGAGACCGTGGAGGAGTAAACCATCAAAAGATCGGCGGCTGGCCCGTCTAGTGTTATGATATTAATGGGTATATATTCTATACTGCCGCCAAGGACAATAAGACCATATCTCAAAATGGTGGTGTTTGTATTGAGGCCTTAGATGAGAGAACATGGCAAAATACAATCTATTTTGGTGTCATAAATGTTATATGGTTCCAATATACAAATCCTAGTCTTTCGGTGTCGTTGGGTCAGACACCCAAAaggtgttgaggtggatggctatGGGCTCACGATTGTCGACCTCAACAATGTTGGTTATAAAGACGACCCATGGATACTTGCCTCACAGGTCGCACAGGTGTTGTATGTAGTTGATCCTGCAAAGAAGACAAAACACGTTGTTATCACTGGGAGACAAGATATAATAGGAGTTGATGGTATCGATGATGTAGAAGGATATAATCAGTATGATGAAATTAACCTCTTCACAGACCTACCACAGAAGATGAGGATTATAGAAGCAAGTATAAGAAAAGATGACAAGCTATGGGCACGCAAAGATGTAGAAATTGTTACCGCTTAAATATATGCTGCTAATATCTCGTGCATTCATGTATTCTAAAACAATTATACATATAAGACCTATTAATGTGCGAAAGTGTTTGTAATCGGGCCTTACTATAATGACACTTTGActcattatttatatttaacTATATGCTTGTTATTTTTTTGATGTGTTTGTCTATATTTTGTGATATTACAGACATGTACATTTATATTTTGTTTTAGCTATGTTTAAATGTTTTTAAGCTTATTGTAGTTGTATTTAATAACAAACTCACACACTCTAACACATAAGCCTTAGGGAACAAATTTCACATTATTTTAAtgtgttttgcattttttttctataatgaCAGTTGGAATCacaacatatataataaaatatgTTGGCTCTATGCttatcatatttgaattgaaaAATGATTATATAAACCGAAATGTggttttaatattttaaatttatacaTGTCACATTACGCTTATTGTAAAATTTCCCTTTTTTGAGATGTTTTGCGttttttaattaaattaatttttagaataaatttgaaaataatttaTTGGGgggcctcacccgcccctaaaatggATTTTTAGGTGCGGGTGAGAACCCCACCCACCCCTACAAGTCATtattaaatttattttgaaaattcatTTAATTCAAATAAAATAGAATTATACCTCGAAGAAAGTGAATTTGTACAATAAGACTATGCAGACCTATAAAACTCGGAAATAAGTAAGCCTTAACTTGTATGAGCTAAGTTTGTGAGGGAGCTATTCATTGTGGTTTCCACACCTTCAACAATTATGTACACTCAAATTAGATTTTGTTTTTAGATTATATAGGCACAATAAGATTATAATACAAATTTCACCTTTTTTATgtgcttttctattttttgaattaaatgaaTTTTGGTATAAATTAGTAAATCATTTGTAGGGGTTGGTGGGgccatcacccacccctacaaatacaattttaggggcgggtgaggcccCAACCCGCTCCTGAAAAtgtatttgtaggggtgggtcaTGCCGCCACTCGCCCCTCCAAATGATTTTTCAATTTGTACCAAAATTTCATTTAATACAAAATAAATAGCAAAACACATCGAAAAAGTGAAATTTTACCAGAAGCGTTTGTGAAGTATAGAACAAGAAAAGGATACGACAAACATATTTCAATACATATAATGATTGTGAGTGTTGCAAACACAAAGTTAGCTTTAAGTGGTATGAGATATAGTAATGCGGAGGCACACATTATGGTTTCGATAATTTTATCCAATATGTACTCTGAAatgtggttttatatttttcttaagTTCTACAGGTCATAATACGCTTAGGGTACAAGTTTCATTTTTTAtgtggttttttatttttagaaataaataaatttcagAATAAAAGAATCATTTAGGGGCAGgtggccctgccccgcccctACAAAACAATTTGTATGGGCGGGTGGGGgcacctgcccctacaaatgtgTGCTATATATAGGGATTAATTCCGTCAATATTATTGGAAATTTAGCTCATCCCTTCAATACTATCAAAATTTAATCCATCCCTTCATTGTCACTGAAATTTTAATCTCATCCCTTCAATGTCATTATGTGACCGTTAGATGAAGGTGGAAAGGACAATACTACCACTGAATGAAATAGATGAATATTTATATTGCTATCCCTTCTATGCTATTGTAGTGAACAACAAAACTTTATATATACCGAGAATGATGACAAAAATTTTTGACAGGAAGCAACGTATAGTAATATACCAATCCATTTTTTGTCGACACATATTCATAGAACCCAATAAGCATGTATTGATGTCTAGATAAGCAACCAATCAAAGTAACATATTACAACTTTCCTTTAGCACAGGATTCCTTTAAGCTTCCTCGGTGGGATTCTTCGAGAAATGCGAACATTGAAATGGGAATGCATCAGGCTGATGCTTCAGACAATTTAAAGGAATTCTTGAAAAAGGTGTTGTTTACATAAATACTCTACTGTGTGCATCTATTCATCATACGACATGTAGACTATTACATAAGAACTCTGCTGTGAATATCTATTCATCTTACTACATTTGCACGGTTAGTCCAACTCTTTTTATTCTGATTTCTGACATCATGCTTTGTAATTACCAAGTTGGTGCAATTGAGTGTCTAAAAAGCTAACAAATCTATTGAATAAGCTCCAAGAATATATACTCTGAAATGtggttttcatatttttcttaaGTTCTACATGTCACAATACCCTTAGGGTACAAGTTTCATTTTtatgtgttttgctattttttttaaataaacaaAT
This portion of the Panicum virgatum strain AP13 chromosome 2N, P.virgatum_v5, whole genome shotgun sequence genome encodes:
- the LOC120662564 gene encoding skin secretory protein xP2-like → MGNCPPLPCPSPCPDVSFQDICANNNCHGCCIFHCNSKPGGVPPETPPRDFPPVQLRQLPHLPPPRPGSARNGATACGTGGVAQDVPRPADGYRFRPSPRRAASGSVPTERASGSSVAPPGVPGNGARPVPAVSWLAGMGSAEMGAMGHGSGVVRAPPLSWRTGSGSGSAGTAWATGRDDGCSVVERRGSPVHPARATRHDAGAAVPLGVPGNGDRPAPQESRWPGPGTGLDETGFTWHDGSIVPRHGERRAPPPSRHTDSGIMAKTTWATGRDTGAEALDMPVAVTMESGQDIGMQGDSSSPAPQGRLPLPSSSSFSVGRLSRAESRRRFPQASGTEDKA